The Calliphora vicina chromosome 3, idCalVici1.1, whole genome shotgun sequence genome contains a region encoding:
- the LOC135954779 gene encoding uncharacterized protein LOC135954779 produces the protein MGADVDFCKRKWKQLRGSYTEELKKLELRIVEDKINGSYDPNNEYKCTWIFFEHMKFIDGTIMPRPLKRGNDNNSADKNSPPSPSHLRQNSSENQTTADDKPTTSNGKCTKRSYDQANFLEDIEKDKHKLIKTPHSDITDSNNMVHLTDSDYNFLVSFLPQMKKINVLQNLQFRTKITNLMLSLMSQSKAN, from the exons ATGGGAGCAGATG TTGATTTCTGCAAGCGTAAATGGAAACAGTTAAGGGGTAGTTATACCGAAGAACTGAAGAAGTTAGAGTTACGCATCGTAGAAGATAAGATAAATGGTTCGTATGATCCCAACAATGAGTATAAATGTACCTGGATCTTTTTTGAAcacatgaaatttattgatggCACTATAATGCCAAGACCCTTGAAACGTGGTAATGACAATAATAGTGCCGATAAGAACTCTCCCCCATCACCTTCACATCTTAGACAAAATTCATCGGAAAACCAAACGACAGCAGATGATAAGCCAACAACCTCAAATGGGAAGTGTACTAAACGCTCTTACGATCAGGCGAATTTCTTGGAAGATATCGAAAAGGATAAGCACAAGTTAATTAAAACGCCACATTCAGATATAACAGATTCCAATAATATGGTTCATCTTACCGATTCCGACTATAATTTCTTGGTCAGTTTTTTGCCGCAAATGAAAAAGATCAATGTGCTGCAAAACTTACAGTTTCGtacaaaaattaccaatttGATGTTAAGTCTTATGTCACAGTCTAAGGCTAACTAA